From the genome of Catenulispora sp. MAP5-51, one region includes:
- a CDS encoding winged helix-turn-helix domain-containing protein has protein sequence MEYTLRGVGYLLHRIGFTVQVPDRKAVERDEAAIAAWRRDQWPIIKGRPAT, from the coding sequence CACGCTGCGTGGCGTCGGTTATCTGCTGCACCGGATCGGGTTCACCGTACAGGTCCCAGACCGCAAGGCGGTCGAGCGTGACGAGGCGGCCATCGCGGCCTGGCGACGGGATCAGTGGCCGATCATAAAAGGACGGCCTGCGACCTGA